In Marinobacter sp. LQ44, the following are encoded in one genomic region:
- the rho gene encoding transcription termination factor Rho, producing the protein MNLTELKQKSVPELLDIAQEMGLDNLARSRKQDVIFTILKKHAKSGEDIYGDGVLEILQDGFGFLRSGDASYLAGPDDIYVSPSQIRRFNLRTGDTVSGKIRPPKDGERYFALLKVNEINFDKPDNARNKILFENLTPLFPQERLTLEVGNGSTEDLSSRVLDLVAPIGKGQRGLIVSPPKAGKTLLMQGIAQSIARNNPECHLMVLLIDERPEEVTEMQRTVRGEVVASTFDEPPARHVQVAEMVIEKAKRLVEHKKDVIILLDSITRLARAYNTVIPSSGKVLTGGVDAHALEKPKRFFGAARNVEEGGSLTILATALVDTGSKMDEVIYEEFKGTGNMEVHLDRKIAEKRVYPAINIRRSGTRREDLLMSEADIQRVWILRKLLHSMDDDTGALEFLLDKLRDTKTNDEFFQSMKRR; encoded by the coding sequence ATGAATCTTACTGAACTCAAGCAGAAATCTGTGCCCGAATTGCTCGATATCGCGCAAGAAATGGGCCTGGACAACCTGGCTCGCTCGCGCAAACAGGATGTTATCTTCACCATCCTGAAGAAACACGCCAAGAGCGGCGAAGACATCTACGGCGACGGCGTACTGGAAATTCTGCAGGACGGTTTCGGCTTCCTCCGCTCCGGCGACGCCTCCTACCTGGCTGGCCCGGACGATATCTATGTTTCACCCAGCCAGATTCGCCGTTTCAACCTGCGTACCGGCGATACCGTCTCTGGTAAAATCCGTCCTCCCAAGGATGGTGAGCGTTACTTCGCCCTGCTGAAAGTTAACGAGATTAACTTCGACAAGCCGGACAACGCCCGCAACAAGATTCTGTTTGAAAACCTGACCCCGTTGTTCCCCCAGGAGCGATTGACCCTGGAAGTGGGCAACGGCAGTACCGAAGACCTCTCGTCTCGGGTACTCGACCTGGTAGCCCCGATCGGTAAAGGCCAGCGTGGCCTGATCGTGTCCCCGCCCAAGGCCGGTAAAACGCTGCTGATGCAGGGCATCGCCCAGTCCATCGCCCGCAACAACCCGGAATGTCACCTGATGGTGCTGCTGATTGACGAGCGCCCGGAAGAAGTGACTGAAATGCAGCGCACCGTGCGCGGCGAGGTTGTAGCCTCCACCTTCGATGAGCCGCCGGCCCGTCACGTGCAGGTAGCGGAAATGGTGATCGAAAAGGCCAAGCGCCTGGTCGAGCACAAGAAGGATGTCATCATCCTGCTGGACTCCATCACCCGCCTGGCCCGCGCCTACAATACGGTGATTCCGTCTTCCGGCAAGGTGCTCACCGGTGGTGTTGACGCCCATGCCCTGGAAAAGCCCAAACGCTTCTTCGGTGCGGCCCGGAATGTGGAAGAGGGCGGCAGCCTGACTATCCTGGCGACCGCGCTGGTGGATACCGGTTCCAAGATGGACGAGGTTATCTACGAGGAGTTCAAGGGCACCGGTAATATGGAAGTGCACCTGGACCGCAAGATTGCCGAAAAGCGTGTCTACCCGGCCATCAACATCCGTCGTTCCGGCACCCGCCGTGAAGACCTGCTGATGAGCGAAGCAGACATCCAGCGCGTGTGGATTCTGCGCAAGCTGCTGCACTCCATGGACGACGACACCGGTGCACTGGAGTTCCTGCTCGACAAACTGCGTGACACCAAGACCAACGACGAGTTCTTCCAGTCTATGAAGCGTCGTTGA
- the ubiD gene encoding 4-hydroxy-3-polyprenylbenzoate decarboxylase, whose amino-acid sequence MKYNDLRDFISQLEKLGELKRISVEVDPHLEMTEICDRTLRAGGPALLFENPKGYDMPVLANLFGTPKRVALGMGQEDVAALREVGKLLAFLKEPDPPKGFKDAIEKLPIFKQVMRMSPKVLRSAPCQDVVIDKDQVDLYQIPVQHCWPGDAGPLVTWPLVITRGPNKERQNLGIYRQQVIGRNRLIMRWLSHRGGALDYQEFRRANPDKPYPVAVALGADPATILGAVTPVPDSLSEYAFAGLLRGARTELVKAGLSDLQVPASAEIVLEGFIYPNDMAPEGPFGDHTGYYNEVDHFPVFTVERITHRQDPIYHSTYTGRPPDEPAVLGVALNEVFIPILQKQFPEIVDFYLPPEGCSYRLAIVTMKKQYPGHAKRVMMGVWSFLRQFMYTKFVIVTDDDVNARSWEDVIWAMTTRMDPVRDTTMVENTPIDYLDFASPVSGLGSKMGLDATNKWPGETDREWGTAITMTDEVKRRVDDLWDSLGIEIPAARLD is encoded by the coding sequence ATGAAATACAACGACCTCAGAGACTTCATCAGCCAGCTGGAAAAGCTGGGTGAGCTGAAACGCATCAGCGTAGAAGTCGACCCGCACCTGGAAATGACAGAAATTTGCGACCGCACACTGCGGGCCGGTGGGCCGGCGTTGTTGTTTGAAAACCCGAAAGGCTACGACATGCCCGTACTGGCCAACCTGTTTGGTACCCCCAAACGGGTGGCGCTGGGCATGGGGCAGGAAGACGTGGCGGCGTTGCGGGAGGTCGGCAAGCTGTTGGCGTTCCTGAAAGAGCCGGATCCCCCCAAGGGCTTCAAGGATGCTATCGAAAAACTGCCGATCTTCAAGCAGGTGATGCGCATGAGCCCGAAAGTGCTCCGCTCGGCACCCTGCCAGGACGTGGTGATCGACAAGGATCAGGTCGACCTGTACCAGATTCCGGTGCAGCACTGCTGGCCCGGTGACGCCGGCCCGCTGGTAACCTGGCCGCTGGTGATCACCCGTGGGCCCAATAAAGAGCGCCAGAACCTGGGAATCTATCGGCAGCAGGTGATTGGCCGCAACCGGCTAATCATGCGCTGGCTTAGCCATCGGGGCGGGGCGTTGGACTATCAGGAATTCCGCCGGGCCAACCCGGACAAACCCTATCCGGTGGCGGTGGCTCTGGGCGCGGACCCGGCGACCATTCTGGGGGCGGTAACGCCGGTGCCGGATTCGTTATCCGAGTACGCCTTCGCCGGGCTGTTACGGGGTGCCCGTACCGAGCTGGTAAAAGCGGGCCTGAGTGACTTGCAGGTGCCTGCAAGCGCCGAGATTGTGCTGGAAGGGTTTATCTATCCGAACGACATGGCTCCGGAGGGACCCTTCGGAGACCATACCGGTTATTACAACGAGGTGGACCATTTCCCGGTGTTTACCGTGGAGCGAATCACGCACCGGCAAGACCCGATATACCACAGCACCTATACCGGCCGTCCGCCCGATGAGCCAGCGGTGCTCGGGGTGGCGTTGAACGAAGTGTTTATTCCGATCCTGCAGAAGCAGTTTCCGGAGATTGTGGATTTCTACCTGCCGCCGGAGGGCTGCTCCTATCGGCTGGCCATCGTTACCATGAAAAAACAGTACCCGGGCCATGCCAAACGGGTGATGATGGGCGTATGGTCGTTCCTGCGGCAGTTTATGTACACCAAGTTCGTGATTGTCACCGATGACGACGTGAACGCCCGCAGCTGGGAGGATGTGATCTGGGCCATGACCACCCGGATGGACCCGGTTCGGGACACCACGATGGTGGAAAATACACCGATCGACTATCTCGACTTCGCCTCGCCGGTGTCTGGTCTGGGTTCAAAAATGGGCCTTGATGCCACCAACAAATGGCCTGGTGAGACCGATCGGGAGTGGGGCACCGCGATCACCATGACCGATGAGGTCAAGCGGCGGGTGGACGACCTGTGGGACAGCCTCGGCATTGAAATTCCCGCCGCTCGCCTCGATTGA
- a CDS encoding 2Fe-2S iron-sulfur cluster-binding protein, translating to MHRIRLQPSGLGFQVAGDTDLLLAAAESGIQVPAACRNGVCEICEARLVSGQALNTRNQKLITVGERLMMCRTMALTDLKLEIPAVMASGNHQPRQYPAKVVDVRSISHDVYRVELQLPKRREVSFHAGQYLSVNLPGAEPCYFSIASSPSAANIELHIQASPDWVSAQKVIDALTSGQDVTVELPHGKACLAAAPDKPVLMVAAGTGFAQMKSLCEFLQETRFQRPVKLYWGVRKHEDMYLRSLAQQWHDDWSPFSFFPVVGDDEDNDWGGHHDQLVGAVLASGADWQNVEVHASGSPVMVYTLMDALMAEGLPKQAFFSDVLEYAPRD from the coding sequence ATGCATCGGATTCGGCTTCAGCCATCCGGCCTGGGTTTTCAGGTGGCAGGCGATACGGACTTGCTGCTGGCCGCTGCTGAATCCGGTATTCAGGTGCCGGCCGCCTGCCGAAATGGCGTATGTGAAATCTGTGAGGCCCGGCTGGTGTCCGGTCAGGCCCTGAATACCCGTAATCAGAAACTCATCACGGTTGGTGAGCGTTTAATGATGTGTCGAACCATGGCGCTGACTGACCTGAAACTGGAGATACCCGCCGTTATGGCATCAGGAAATCATCAACCCCGGCAATACCCGGCGAAAGTGGTGGATGTGCGCTCCATCAGTCACGATGTGTATCGGGTTGAATTGCAGTTGCCGAAGCGCCGCGAGGTGTCTTTTCACGCCGGCCAGTACCTGTCGGTGAATCTTCCAGGTGCCGAGCCCTGCTATTTTTCGATTGCCAGCAGTCCGTCGGCCGCCAATATCGAGTTGCACATCCAGGCCTCGCCAGACTGGGTGTCTGCCCAGAAGGTGATTGATGCCCTGACCTCCGGGCAGGATGTTACCGTGGAGTTGCCCCATGGCAAGGCGTGCCTGGCCGCCGCTCCGGACAAGCCGGTGCTGATGGTGGCGGCAGGCACCGGTTTTGCGCAGATGAAAAGCCTGTGTGAATTCCTGCAGGAAACCCGTTTCCAGCGCCCGGTCAAATTGTACTGGGGGGTGCGCAAGCACGAGGATATGTACCTGCGGTCGCTGGCCCAGCAATGGCATGACGACTGGTCACCGTTCAGCTTCTTCCCGGTAGTGGGTGACGACGAGGACAACGATTGGGGTGGCCATCACGATCAGTTGGTGGGTGCCGTGCTGGCATCCGGGGCAGACTGGCAAAATGTGGAAGTGCATGCCAGTGGCTCGCCAGTCATGGTCTACACCCTGATGGATGCGCTGATGGCTGAAGGGTTACCAAAGCAGGCGTTCTTTTCGGATGTGTTGGAATACGCTCCGCGGGATTGA
- a CDS encoding heme biosynthesis HemY N-terminal domain-containing protein — MIRLLLLLLVALLVGTALSLGLTYDLGYIRISLGHYLIETNFWVGLGLIILLVVLAVSLINTFRHLRQGTGMVAGWVSRGNERRARRRTTQGLLALAEGNWPRARKLLATSADKADTPLINYLAAAQAAFETGDHEAVDELLRKAYDSTPGSSMAVGLTQAQLQLAGNRLEQALATLLRLRKESPHHPFVLKLLKNTYLRLEDWRELSRLIPELRKRDVLPGKELDELERQVWHNLLERAAEDTQKLRKDNPEASLEPLTRLWDELPGFVRRDEYTIRDYASLLARLGDEAQAETLLRKVLRNHWSDELINLYGRVKGNQPEEQLLIAEQWLKDRPNNAELLLALGRLSLRNELWGKAKEYFQTSLHLRRSRETLAELSRLNAHMGEEEASIKLLMQGLESDNSLPDLPMPRA; from the coding sequence ATGATCCGGCTTCTGCTGCTCCTGCTGGTCGCGCTGCTGGTCGGCACCGCATTATCCCTGGGGCTGACCTATGATCTTGGCTATATTCGCATCAGCCTGGGCCATTACCTGATCGAAACCAATTTCTGGGTGGGCCTCGGGCTGATAATCCTGCTAGTGGTATTGGCGGTTTCTCTGATCAATACCTTCAGGCACCTGCGCCAGGGCACCGGGATGGTGGCCGGCTGGGTATCCCGGGGCAACGAACGCCGGGCCCGGCGCCGCACCACCCAGGGTCTACTGGCACTGGCCGAGGGCAACTGGCCGCGGGCCCGCAAGCTGCTGGCCACCTCGGCAGACAAAGCCGACACACCGCTGATCAACTACCTTGCCGCCGCCCAGGCGGCCTTTGAAACCGGTGACCACGAAGCGGTGGATGAGCTGCTGCGCAAAGCCTATGACAGTACCCCTGGCTCCAGCATGGCGGTAGGGCTGACCCAAGCCCAGCTGCAACTGGCGGGCAATCGGTTGGAGCAGGCCCTGGCCACCCTGCTGCGCCTTCGCAAGGAGTCGCCCCATCATCCGTTTGTGCTGAAGCTCCTGAAGAACACCTACCTGCGCCTGGAAGACTGGCGTGAGCTGTCCCGGTTGATACCGGAGCTTCGCAAGCGGGATGTATTGCCAGGCAAAGAGCTGGACGAGCTTGAACGGCAGGTATGGCACAACCTGCTGGAAAGGGCCGCAGAAGACACCCAGAAGCTGCGCAAAGACAACCCGGAGGCGTCTCTGGAACCGCTGACCCGGCTATGGGACGAACTGCCCGGCTTTGTGCGCCGGGACGAATACACCATCCGGGATTACGCCAGCCTGCTGGCCAGGCTGGGTGACGAAGCCCAGGCAGAAACCCTGTTGCGCAAGGTACTGAGAAATCACTGGAGCGATGAGCTCATCAACCTGTATGGGCGGGTAAAGGGCAACCAGCCCGAGGAGCAGCTGCTGATTGCCGAACAGTGGCTGAAAGACCGTCCCAATAATGCGGAGCTGTTGCTGGCCCTGGGCCGCCTCAGCCTCCGTAACGAGCTCTGGGGCAAGGCAAAAGAGTATTTCCAGACCAGCCTGCACCTGCGCCGTAGCCGGGAAACCCTGGCCGAGTTAAGCCGGCTGAATGCTCACATGGGTGAAGAAGAGGCCAGTATCAAGCTGCTGATGCAGGGCCTGGAAAGCGATAACAGCCTGCCAGACCTGCCGATGCCAAGGGCCTGA
- a CDS encoding uroporphyrinogen-III C-methyltransferase yields the protein MPVTETTKQLPAPVNPANPAPVRLWPVWLIAIVALIIALALAFWNWQQWQTHQTTMLVIQELRQDTAQLEDRYGSRGSEQSQRLQSLENNLSAQRELIATQQRQIDHNARELLEAGNRTRTDWLLAEAEYLLRIANQRLLIEKDIRGALSALESADEVLRESDDIGVYPVRQQLAREILSLRGIQGVDRTGLYLKLEAAIASIHDLTDQALIHDQAPGFQMTEDPNAPADGRNMFVRGWNRFLDTLKQVVVVRRLDEPVKPLLSPDQSAWARLNLQLMLEEAEMAVLRGNQPLYERALNKAITTVNDWYDATNPAIQGLADTLTELAGRNVDPTLPDISQSLGLLKERLAGRLATGNDDAPETERGGNDS from the coding sequence ATGCCCGTGACTGAAACAACAAAGCAACTGCCCGCTCCGGTTAATCCGGCCAATCCCGCCCCCGTGCGCCTGTGGCCCGTATGGCTGATTGCCATTGTGGCGCTGATTATTGCCCTGGCTCTGGCGTTCTGGAACTGGCAACAATGGCAAACCCACCAAACCACCATGCTGGTCATCCAGGAATTGCGCCAGGATACGGCACAACTGGAAGACCGTTATGGCAGCCGTGGTAGCGAGCAAAGCCAGCGCCTTCAGTCACTGGAGAATAACCTTTCGGCCCAGCGCGAGCTGATCGCCACCCAGCAGCGACAGATTGACCACAACGCCCGGGAGCTGCTTGAGGCCGGGAATCGTACCCGGACCGACTGGCTGCTGGCCGAGGCAGAATACCTGCTACGCATCGCCAACCAGCGCCTGTTGATTGAGAAAGATATCCGGGGCGCCCTGTCTGCCCTGGAATCTGCGGATGAGGTTCTGCGGGAATCCGATGACATCGGGGTTTACCCGGTTCGCCAGCAACTGGCCCGGGAAATTCTGTCACTGCGAGGCATCCAGGGCGTCGACCGCACCGGGCTGTACCTGAAACTGGAAGCGGCCATTGCCAGCATTCATGACCTGACCGACCAGGCCCTGATTCACGATCAGGCCCCGGGCTTCCAGATGACCGAAGACCCGAATGCCCCGGCCGATGGCCGCAACATGTTTGTGCGGGGCTGGAATCGTTTCCTTGATACCCTCAAACAGGTGGTCGTGGTCCGTCGCCTGGACGAACCGGTCAAACCCCTGTTGTCGCCGGACCAGAGCGCCTGGGCTCGCCTTAACCTTCAGTTGATGTTGGAAGAGGCGGAAATGGCCGTCCTTCGGGGCAACCAGCCTTTGTATGAACGGGCCCTGAACAAGGCCATCACCACCGTCAATGACTGGTACGATGCCACTAACCCAGCCATCCAGGGCCTGGCCGATACGCTGACGGAACTGGCGGGCCGCAATGTGGACCCAACCCTGCCGGATATCAGCCAGTCTCTCGGCTTGCTGAAAGAGCGGCTGGCCGGACGGCTGGCGACCGGTAATGATGACGCTCCCGAAACCGAACGCGGGGGCAACGACTCATGA
- a CDS encoding uroporphyrinogen-III synthase, which translates to MATPQADRNSQALPLQGRRILICRPEPEASRLAQAFQAAGAEVRRMPLMAREPLPETPERRSTLQDLDHFAHIIAVSPYAASLLLGEIDHWWPQVPMGIQWYGVGAGTAAVFAHHGLSPNKPDNGWTSEALLALPGLQNLNHEKVLLARGEDGRELIRQTLEQRGARVTVLPLYRRFRPYYAANDLEDNFAGFRPEVIIALSGETLNNLVEASSAFLATLNNALLVVPAERVSEQARKAGFRNVLVPDGLADQDLVTSVASWLMQEAGDNGKPSKDARD; encoded by the coding sequence ATGGCCACACCCCAAGCTGATCGGAATAGCCAGGCCCTGCCCTTGCAGGGCCGGCGCATACTGATTTGCCGGCCAGAACCCGAGGCAAGCCGCCTGGCACAGGCTTTTCAGGCCGCCGGCGCCGAGGTTCGCCGGATGCCCTTGATGGCCCGGGAGCCGCTGCCTGAAACACCAGAGCGCCGGTCGACTCTTCAGGATCTGGACCACTTCGCCCACATCATTGCCGTCAGCCCCTACGCCGCCAGCTTGCTGCTTGGTGAGATCGATCACTGGTGGCCTCAGGTGCCCATGGGCATCCAGTGGTATGGCGTGGGGGCCGGCACCGCCGCGGTTTTCGCCCACCACGGCCTGAGCCCGAACAAACCAGACAATGGCTGGACCAGTGAAGCCCTGCTGGCCCTGCCGGGTTTGCAGAATCTAAACCATGAAAAGGTGCTACTGGCACGGGGAGAAGACGGCCGCGAGCTGATCCGGCAGACCCTGGAGCAACGAGGTGCCCGTGTAACGGTTCTGCCGCTGTACCGACGCTTCCGGCCGTACTATGCTGCCAACGACTTAGAAGACAATTTCGCTGGGTTCCGGCCGGAGGTGATTATTGCGCTTTCCGGTGAAACCCTGAACAATCTGGTAGAGGCCAGCAGTGCGTTCCTGGCAACTCTGAACAATGCGCTGTTGGTGGTTCCAGCGGAACGAGTCTCGGAGCAGGCCCGCAAGGCCGGCTTCAGGAACGTACTGGTTCCGGACGGCCTGGCTGATCAGGATCTGGTGACCAGTGTGGCTTCCTGGTTGATGCAGGAGGCCGGTGACAACGGTAAACCAAGTAAGGATGCCCGTGACTGA
- the hemC gene encoding hydroxymethylbilane synthase — protein MSTRTLRIATRSSALALWQAEFIKSELERLHDHITVELVKIKTQGDKILDVPLAKIGGKGLFVKELEEAMLDGRADLAVHSMKDVPMEFPEGLGLVAICEREDPTDAFISNQYGNLDQLPQGAVVGTSSLRRETQLRANRPDLEIKMLRGNVNTRLAKLDAGEYDAIVLASSGLKRLGFHDRIRYCMPDTVSLPAVGQGALGIECRLDDSELRALLAPLNHDDTSDRVKAERALNRRLEGGCQVPIAAYALLEGDNTLWLRGLVGAVDGTEIFRVEGRAPRAEGERLGRELAEQLLAMGADKVLAEIYGHTPS, from the coding sequence ATGTCAACACGAACCCTTCGCATTGCAACCCGCAGCAGCGCCCTGGCGTTGTGGCAGGCGGAATTCATCAAATCCGAACTGGAAAGGCTGCACGATCACATCACCGTGGAGCTGGTGAAGATCAAAACCCAGGGCGACAAGATTCTGGACGTGCCCCTGGCCAAGATTGGTGGCAAGGGCCTGTTTGTGAAGGAGCTGGAAGAAGCCATGCTGGACGGCCGGGCCGACCTTGCGGTGCATTCCATGAAAGACGTGCCCATGGAATTCCCGGAGGGCCTTGGCCTGGTGGCTATCTGTGAGCGCGAAGACCCGACCGATGCGTTTATCAGCAATCAGTACGGAAATCTGGACCAACTGCCCCAGGGTGCCGTGGTTGGCACCTCGAGTCTGCGCCGCGAAACCCAGCTCAGGGCGAACCGGCCGGACCTGGAAATCAAGATGCTGCGAGGCAACGTCAACACCCGACTGGCCAAGCTGGATGCCGGCGAGTACGACGCCATTGTCCTGGCCAGCTCCGGCCTCAAGCGCCTGGGCTTCCACGACCGGATACGCTACTGCATGCCGGATACGGTCTCGCTTCCGGCCGTTGGCCAGGGCGCGCTGGGTATTGAATGCCGCCTCGATGACAGCGAGCTGCGGGCATTGCTGGCACCACTGAATCACGACGATACTTCTGACCGGGTGAAAGCAGAAAGGGCCCTGAACCGGCGCCTCGAAGGGGGTTGCCAGGTTCCCATTGCCGCCTATGCCCTGCTGGAAGGCGACAACACATTGTGGCTGCGTGGACTGGTCGGTGCAGTCGACGGCACCGAGATTTTTCGGGTAGAAGGCCGCGCGCCCCGCGCCGAAGGCGAACGCCTGGGCCGTGAACTGGCTGAGCAACTGCTGGCTATGGGTGCTGACAAGGTACTGGCTGAGATCTATGGCCACACCCCAAGCTGA
- a CDS encoding LytR/AlgR family response regulator transcription factor, whose amino-acid sequence MIQQPQRILIADDEPLARQRIQRLVEELPEYRVCGESSDGNDALRKVAELEPDILLMDIRMPGMDGMEAAHQLSQLSNPPAVIFCTAYDHYAIQAFEVRAIAYLLKPVRREALADALARAGKVNRVQLQALTHNSDLTTEQVAVRTHRGTELIDLTDIRYCEADQKYVTLHHSRGETVCDYTLKELEQAYPEKLLRIHRHTLVGVRFIQALRRNSDGQSMLALNDSDTLLPVSRRHASHVRQWLQEHQPSP is encoded by the coding sequence ATGATCCAACAACCGCAGCGCATTCTGATCGCAGACGACGAACCCCTGGCCCGGCAGCGCATTCAGCGCCTGGTGGAAGAACTGCCAGAATACCGGGTGTGCGGTGAATCGAGCGATGGCAATGACGCCCTGCGCAAGGTGGCCGAGCTGGAACCGGATATCCTGCTGATGGACATTCGCATGCCGGGCATGGACGGCATGGAAGCGGCGCACCAGCTGAGCCAGCTCAGCAACCCGCCGGCGGTTATTTTCTGTACAGCCTACGACCACTATGCCATCCAGGCGTTCGAGGTTCGCGCCATTGCCTACCTGCTCAAACCGGTGCGACGGGAGGCTCTGGCAGACGCCCTGGCAAGGGCAGGAAAGGTAAACAGGGTTCAGCTCCAGGCCCTGACCCACAACAGCGACCTGACCACCGAACAGGTTGCCGTGCGCACCCACCGGGGAACAGAACTGATTGATCTTACAGACATCCGCTACTGCGAAGCGGACCAGAAATACGTCACCCTGCACCACAGCCGGGGTGAAACGGTCTGTGATTACACCCTGAAAGAACTGGAGCAGGCGTATCCGGAAAAACTGTTACGCATTCATCGGCATACCCTGGTCGGCGTGCGTTTCATCCAGGCCCTGCGGCGCAACAGCGATGGCCAGAGCATGCTGGCACTGAACGACTCAGACACCCTGCTACCGGTCAGCCGCCGCCATGCCAGCCATGTCAGGCAATGGTTGCAGGAGCACCAACCCTCCCCCTGA
- a CDS encoding sensor histidine kinase, with amino-acid sequence MPQYSILTTVKETPLATDKGINKKDSTDFYVPDLCRVRAVFLLLVTSELFVLVLSIVQAERGWIDWNYFGLLSLFVQWTTLTSAALICLLRPWLAQMSVARATLAIVAIVLLDVLAFSLFADNVLHSQPGVALWPGIAKKLLVALLIVLMVLRYFYLQHQWQQQREAEMQARLTSLQARIQPHFLFNSMNTIASLIASNPDQAEEAVLDLSELFRASLRTDDQLVPLSRELELCQRYLAIEALRLGDRLTLDWDIQPGLEHQAIPPLTLQPLLENAIYHGIQPRPEGGTVRIEVYGKGHFVYLMVQNPKPESSNRQHQGNQVALVNIQARLQALFGEPAVLKHSHQHNIYTVTLRLPARTAS; translated from the coding sequence TTGCCGCAGTATAGCATTCTGACCACGGTTAAGGAGACTCCCCTGGCAACCGACAAAGGCATCAACAAGAAGGACTCCACCGACTTCTACGTGCCCGATCTTTGCCGGGTGCGGGCGGTGTTCCTGCTGCTGGTCACCAGTGAGCTTTTTGTCCTGGTGTTGTCCATCGTGCAGGCCGAGCGCGGCTGGATAGACTGGAACTACTTCGGCTTGCTGTCCCTGTTCGTGCAGTGGACCACCCTCACCAGTGCCGCACTGATCTGCCTGCTGCGGCCATGGCTGGCGCAGATGAGCGTGGCCCGCGCCACCCTCGCCATTGTGGCCATTGTGCTGCTGGATGTGCTGGCCTTCAGCCTGTTTGCCGACAACGTGTTGCACTCGCAGCCGGGGGTTGCGCTGTGGCCGGGTATTGCCAAGAAACTGTTGGTGGCGCTGCTGATCGTGCTGATGGTGTTGCGCTACTTTTACCTGCAGCACCAGTGGCAACAACAGCGGGAAGCGGAAATGCAGGCCCGGCTGACGTCGCTGCAGGCCAGGATCCAGCCCCATTTCCTGTTTAACAGCATGAACACCATTGCCAGCCTGATTGCCAGCAATCCGGACCAGGCAGAAGAGGCGGTGCTGGATCTGTCCGAACTGTTCCGGGCCAGCCTGCGCACCGATGATCAACTGGTGCCACTCAGCCGTGAGCTGGAGCTGTGCCAACGCTATCTGGCCATTGAAGCCCTCCGCCTGGGAGACCGGTTAACGCTGGACTGGGACATACAGCCGGGCCTGGAGCATCAGGCCATTCCTCCGCTGACCTTGCAACCGCTGCTAGAGAACGCCATCTACCACGGCATTCAGCCCAGGCCCGAGGGCGGCACAGTGCGGATCGAGGTGTACGGCAAAGGCCATTTTGTATACTTGATGGTCCAGAACCCGAAACCGGAGTCCAGCAACCGCCAGCACCAGGGCAACCAGGTGGCCCTTGTTAACATTCAGGCCAGGCTCCAGGCTTTGTTCGGCGAGCCAGCGGTTCTCAAACACAGCCATCAACACAACATCTACACTGTTACCCTCAGGCTGCCCGCAAGGACAGCAAGCTGA